Below is a window of Variovorax terrae DNA.
CGGCTCAACTACAAGCTCGGCGACTTCACGGCTGTGAGCCAGCTCGCGCTGCTGCAGGGCGCGCTGATCGCCAACCCGCAGCTGCCGGTGAAGAACGCCGCCGAACTGGTGGCGCTGTCCAAGGCCAGGCCCGGCACCATTCGCGCGGCCACGCAGGGCGTGGGCAGCTTCTCGCACATGGTGGGCGAGTGGTTCGTGATGGCCACGGGCGCCTCGGTCGAGTTCATTCCCTACAACACCTCCAGCCCGTTCGCGAGCGTGCTGGCCGGCGACACGCAGCTCATCTTCGACGCGCTGCCCGCCTCCATGACCAACATCCAGGGCGGCAAGCTCAAGGCCCTGGCCGTGACCGGCGCACAGCGCCAGCCGCTGCTGCCCGAGGTGCCGACCTACCGCGAGCAGGGCATCGCCAACTTCGAGCCCTTCACCTGGTTCGGGCTGATGGCGCCCACCGGCACGCCCGCGGCCATCGTGCAGCGCGTTTCCGCCGCCTGCGCGCAGGTGGCGAAGATGCCCGAGTCCATCGAGCGCTACAAGGCGCTGGGCGGCGCGCCCGTGGGCAACACGCCCGACGAGTACGCGGCCTTCATCAGGTCCGAGCAGGCCAAGTGGATTCCGGTGGTGCAGCGCACCGGCATCAGGCTCGATTGACGAGGAGCCCGCCATGCCCCGCCGCTTCGTCGATCTGTCGATCTACCTCGAAAACGACGTGCTGTCCGATCCGCCGCCGCTGGCGCCGAAGATCACCTACCAGCAGCACGCCGACACGCTGCCCGAATTCCTGCAGATGCTGCCCGGCACGAAGGCCGAGGACTTCCCCGGCGGCGAGGCCGCTGCCGCGGAGTGGGTGACGCTGACCACGCACAACGGCACGCACCTGGACGCGCCCTGGCACTTCCACTCCACCATGGACGAGAAGGCCGGCGGCGCGCGCCGCTCCATGACCATCGACGAAGTGCCGCTGGACTGGTGTTTCCGCCCCGGCGTGAAGCTGGACTTCCGCCACTTCCCCGATGGCTACGTGGCCGGCGCCGCCGACGTGGAGGCCGAGCTCAGGCGCATCGGCCACGTGCTCAAGCCGCTGGACATCGTGGTGGTCAACACCCGCGCCGGCTCGCGCTACGGCCACAACGACTTCGTGAGCGCCGGCTGCGGCATGGGCTACGAGGCCACCATGTACCTGCTGGAGCGCGGCGTGCGCCTGACCGGCACCGACGCCTGGAGCTGGGACGCGCCGTT
It encodes the following:
- a CDS encoding Bug family tripartite tricarboxylate transporter substrate binding protein, with the translated sequence MNINRRQGLALGTAALLGTAARGAFAQDYPNKPVRVIVPFPAGTGLDVDSRFFTARLSVLLGQPIVIENRPGAAGTIGTDYAAKQAADGYTLYMGSTSALSYIPQLYTRLNYKLGDFTAVSQLALLQGALIANPQLPVKNAAELVALSKARPGTIRAATQGVGSFSHMVGEWFVMATGASVEFIPYNTSSPFASVLAGDTQLIFDALPASMTNIQGGKLKALAVTGAQRQPLLPEVPTYREQGIANFEPFTWFGLMAPTGTPAAIVQRVSAACAQVAKMPESIERYKALGGAPVGNTPDEYAAFIRSEQAKWIPVVQRTGIRLD
- a CDS encoding cyclase family protein, producing MPRRFVDLSIYLENDVLSDPPPLAPKITYQQHADTLPEFLQMLPGTKAEDFPGGEAAAAEWVTLTTHNGTHLDAPWHFHSTMDEKAGGARRSMTIDEVPLDWCFRPGVKLDFRHFPDGYVAGAADVEAELRRIGHVLKPLDIVVVNTRAGSRYGHNDFVSAGCGMGYEATMYLLERGVRLTGTDAWSWDAPFQYTAQKFAETGDTSLLWEGHKAGRDIGYCHLEKLHNLEALPGDGFIISCFPHKIRGASAGWTRAVAIFGDPDAAE